In Pseudomonadota bacterium, one genomic interval encodes:
- the rplA gene encoding 50S ribosomal protein L1, producing the protein MAKVGKKYSEAREKIDREKKYDMDEALELLPQISFAKFDETVELACRLGVDPRHADQMVRGSVALPNGLGKEVKIVVFAKGQKEKEAEEAGADYIGAEDLIEKIQKGWLDFDKAVATPDMMGAVSKLGKILGPRGLMPNPKVGTVTFDIAKTVKEMKAGRVEFRVDKAGNLHVPVGKLGFGKEKIIENINSLIEAVIRLKPPSSKGAYFKGLAVCTTMSPGIKIDPVYVRNLTK; encoded by the coding sequence ATGGCAAAAGTAGGGAAAAAATATTCAGAGGCACGGGAAAAAATAGATAGAGAAAAAAAATATGATATGGATGAGGCCCTTGAACTGCTCCCACAGATTTCTTTTGCAAAGTTTGATGAGACTGTTGAATTGGCTTGCCGGCTTGGTGTTGATCCCAGACATGCCGACCAGATGGTCAGGGGTAGCGTTGCGCTCCCTAATGGGCTTGGTAAAGAAGTGAAAATAGTTGTTTTTGCAAAAGGACAAAAGGAGAAGGAAGCAGAGGAAGCCGGGGCAGATTATATCGGCGCAGAGGATTTGATTGAAAAAATTCAAAAGGGATGGCTGGATTTTGATAAGGCCGTTGCTACCCCGGATATGATGGGAGCGGTTAGTAAACTTGGTAAGATACTTGGTCCGAGAGGGCTTATGCCCAATCCGAAAGTAGGGACAGTGACTTTTGATATAGCCAAAACTGTAAAAGAAATGAAAGCAGGACGGGTGGAATTCAGGGTAGATAAAGCAGGAAATCTCCACGTTCCTGTCGGTAAACTCGGTTTTGGAAAAGAGAAGATAATAGAAAATATTAATTCACTCATCGAAGCTGTTATCAGATTAAAACCACCTTCAAGCAAAGGAGCTTACTTTAAGGGGTTGGCCGTTTGCACAACAATGAGTCCAGGCATAAAGATAGATCCTGTCTATGTTAGGAACTTGACTAAATAG
- the rplJ gene encoding 50S ribosomal protein L10 — MERTKKQKVVEELGAKLNRMNSMFIAEYSGLKVSQMTKLRKELRSVGVEFSVVKNTLLNIASEGTKAQALKDNFSGPNAIVCIYKDPVSAAKTITGFLKEMPQLKLKAGFLGEQVLTPEDILKLATLPSREVLIAKLMGLLLGTPQRFVYVLSGNLSKLMITLNAIKTKKEQA, encoded by the coding sequence TTGGAAAGAACAAAAAAACAAAAGGTTGTTGAAGAATTAGGGGCTAAACTCAACCGGATGAATTCCATGTTTATTGCGGAATACAGCGGTCTGAAAGTATCCCAGATGACAAAGCTCCGAAAAGAGCTGAGAAGCGTGGGTGTGGAATTTAGTGTTGTAAAAAACACGCTCTTAAATATTGCATCTGAAGGAACAAAGGCGCAAGCTCTGAAAGACAATTTTTCAGGTCCAAATGCAATTGTCTGCATTTATAAGGACCCGGTGAGTGCAGCGAAAACAATAACAGGTTTTTTGAAAGAGATGCCTCAATTGAAATTGAAAGCAGGTTTTCTGGGAGAACAGGTATTAACACCGGAAGACATTCTGAAGCTTGCTACGCTGCCATCAAGAGAAGTACTGATAGCGAAATTAATGGGCTTGCTGCTAGGTACGCCACAGAGATTCGTATATGTGCTTTCCGGTAATTTGAGCAAGCTTATGATAACACTGAATGCAATTAAAACAAAAAAAGAACAAGCCTGA
- the rplL gene encoding 50S ribosomal protein L7/L12, which produces MSVTKEDVVQFIENMTILELSDFIKVLEEKFGVSAAMPMMAAAPAGGGQAAAAAEPVEEQTEFNVILTGYEAEKKIQVIKVVRAITSLGLKEAKDLVEGVPKPVKEGVSKDEAANIKKQLEEVSAQVKVE; this is translated from the coding sequence ATGAGCGTTACAAAAGAAGATGTTGTACAGTTTATTGAAAACATGACAATCCTTGAACTCTCTGATTTTATAAAGGTACTAGAAGAGAAGTTTGGAGTTTCAGCAGCAATGCCCATGATGGCGGCTGCCCCGGCAGGTGGGGGACAGGCTGCAGCGGCTGCGGAACCGGTAGAGGAACAGACAGAGTTTAACGTTATCCTCACAGGATATGAAGCAGAGAAGAAGATACAGGTAATAAAAGTTGTAAGAGCTATTACAAGTCTTGGACTCAAAGAAGCAAAAGACCTTGTTGAAGGCGTCCCAAAACCTGTTAAAGAAGGTGTTTCAAAAGATGAAGCTGCAAATATCAAAAAACAGCTTGAAGAAGTAAGCGCACAGGTAAAAGTAGAGTAA